One window of the Brevundimonas goettingensis genome contains the following:
- the bioB gene encoding biotin synthase BioB produces MADDASPIRTATFDLSLPRHDWTLDQVEALFARPFMELVFDAATVHRRWFDPSEVQKSQLLSIKTGGCAENCGYCSQSASFDTGLKAEKLMDATAVIAEAMAAKAGGASRFCMGAAWRELKDRDTPKLATMIAGVKALGLETCATLGMLTADQAQQLKDAGLDYYNHNLDTGPEYYAEVVTTRTYQDRLDTLQHVRDAGMSTCCGGIVGMGESRRDRAGLLHALATLPEHPDSLPVNALVPVTGTPLGERVLKTGEIDPIEFVRTVAVARLVCPRAMVRLSAGRETMSPEMQALCFLAGANSIFVGGKLLTTPNPEQDENAKLFALLDLKPMQPLQA; encoded by the coding sequence ATGGCCGATGACGCATCCCCGATCCGCACCGCGACTTTTGATCTGAGCCTGCCGCGCCATGACTGGACGCTGGATCAGGTCGAGGCCCTGTTCGCCCGCCCCTTCATGGAACTGGTTTTCGACGCGGCGACCGTGCACCGCCGCTGGTTCGACCCGTCGGAGGTGCAGAAGTCCCAGCTGCTGTCGATCAAGACCGGCGGCTGCGCCGAGAACTGCGGCTACTGCAGCCAGTCGGCCAGCTTCGATACCGGCCTGAAGGCCGAAAAGCTGATGGACGCGACCGCCGTCATCGCCGAGGCCATGGCGGCCAAGGCCGGCGGCGCCTCCCGCTTCTGCATGGGCGCGGCCTGGCGCGAGCTCAAGGACCGCGACACCCCCAAGCTTGCCACCATGATCGCGGGGGTGAAGGCGCTCGGTCTGGAGACCTGCGCCACCCTCGGCATGCTGACCGCCGATCAGGCGCAGCAGCTCAAGGACGCCGGGCTGGACTACTATAACCACAACCTCGACACCGGGCCGGAGTATTACGCCGAGGTCGTCACCACACGGACCTATCAGGACCGGCTCGACACCCTTCAGCACGTGCGCGACGCCGGGATGTCGACCTGCTGCGGCGGCATCGTCGGCATGGGCGAGAGCCGCCGCGACCGCGCCGGCCTGCTGCACGCCCTGGCCACCCTGCCCGAACATCCCGACAGCCTGCCGGTCAACGCCCTGGTGCCCGTCACCGGCACCCCGCTGGGCGAGCGGGTCCTCAAGACCGGCGAGATCGATCCGATCGAGTTCGTGCGCACCGTCGCCGTCGCCCGCCTGGTCTGTCCCAGGGCCATGGTCAGACTGTCGGCCGGTCGCGAGACCATGAGCCCGGAGATGCAGGCGCTCTGCTTCCTCGCCGGCGCCAACTCCATCTTCGTCGGCGGCAAGCTCCTGACTACGCCCAATCCGGAGCAGGACGAGAACGCGAAACTGTTCGCCCTGCTCGATCTGAAGCCGATGCAGCCGCTGCAAGCCTGA